Genomic window (Musa acuminata AAA Group cultivar baxijiao chromosome BXJ1-9, Cavendish_Baxijiao_AAA, whole genome shotgun sequence):
CACCCATGTCTGGTTACTCATGGCTCACATGGGAATTGGTGAACAATACCGGATCGAAGCAGGCCATGCCAGAGCAAAACTTCTAGTCGACATCTAATTACAAGAACCTGAAATTTCCAATCCCTCGTAATCCAAGAACGTAGATCGCTCTCCCGTCCCGTCCTTCTCTTTTGGTTTCACAGCATGAAAGATGGTGTGACGTACTCATGAAAAATTGCAGAGGTGATGTCATCTCTCACAAACCTCTTCTGTGATGATCCAGTTCAGCACAAATAGTAAGCAATCATTATATACTGGAATGTTTTTGAACGCTTATAACTCATTGGAGAAATACCACGTTACATTTTAAATTAAGAAATAATGATTGATGAGCCAAGAGTTGTTATTGGTGATATTTAAAGTCTCTAATTAAGAAACAGAATACTATTTGTTATCTTATTGATTCTGACTTATTAGCGGAACAATCTTTTGTAATAAAAAAGACAATTTGGGACCATCGTGTTTCTAGTGGTCCTCTTAACTCCGCCGGGAGTATCGAAGAAGTTTGACACCGTCACATCCTTTTAATTGAGTGGCTAAAAGAACAATTATTGGTTGTCCTTTTTTCCTTGCCGTTAAAGTAaagtttttctctttttaattttctaatttctaattttttattagtttgaattgtctttttttatttcattttattcttttaaatttttttcccttttatctctaaattttattttcattttaattttttaattttcgtttttaccttattattattattatatttttcttttttaacgtatgactcaatcaaatcttatgacctcAAGATGTGAATCCCGATTATTAttgcatgaaaagaattttttcttaattttatcaagaaaaatatttatatacgaTATAAGAATTAAAAAGAGCATTGGTGTGATTTGACATATATTAGGTTTGatctataatttaataataagttTAAGGCTTTGAGTTGAATTACTATCCAAAGTGATGCATACTACTTTTATTAGATTTGATTCATTGATCgtgatttaaaaattatcaatGTGATATGCAAGTGTTGACCAAAGATACTAAGTGCGGAATGTGGTTGACCATTAATCTAAAATACAACCATCTCTAGTTTGATCATAAATTAATTCTTTATTTAAGTAGGTTtcaatttcattttttatgatttgatTCGAAGAAGTAACTGACTCATTAATCGttgatctaaaatatttaaaatttaaaaattatgatggtTATAGATTCTTAAAAGAAGATTTATACCTTAATTTTGTTAATAGAAATACGGAGATGAGACTTcacattgaagaagaagaagatgattaaTGATGCTTTCGAAAACATTAGAGCACAGAATCTAATGTAATCCTCTTTTCACAAGTCATGAATCCACCAATTACTTTCATTTTAATAGCAAAGCTTTGGGCATAAACTAACTTTAGTGGCACACTCAAGAACCTAATGCTATGAGAGCAATATTTTTCTCACACCTTCAACGTGTACCCACTGGTCTACCTGTTTTCTGATTGAAGACTGTGACGCCTTTCTATTGATTATCGGAGCAACTTCGAGTAGGTACCCACAGAGACCACTGACAACTGATTGGTGTCAGGACTGGGCACCTCACAGGTGAATAGGCAAGCGTTGTTGCCGCTGAAAGCAGCGCTTGCGACGGTAGTGAGCTACAGAGATGGTTGGGAGGCGTATCGCTCACGTGTTGTGGCATTCACTTCAACACTGCGGCTGAGCACGGTGAGAGCGTCTCGAGCTTCATGACAATTAAGAGTCGAGTTGTGGAGGAGGGAGGCGGAGTTTTAACAAGCCAGCCGATGGCGATGGAGTTCATCTACAGGAAGATTAGGAAGCTATGGATTGCGGAACAAATCCGCATCCTGGTTCTCCTCAGCCTCGCCTTGCAGATCATTCtcatcttcttttccctctttcggAAGCGGAGATCAAAAACATTGTTGAGGATTATCCTGTGGTTCTCCTATCTGGGCGTCTGACAACATCGCCACCTTGGCGCTGGGGAATCTCCTCAGCAAGCAGATCGAGGCTAGCGACCAGCACGTCAACTGCGGCCCCATTGCCCTCTGGGATCCCTTCCTTCTTCTCCACTCGGCGGCCCCGACACCGCCACCTCCTACTCCCTCGAGGACAATGAGCTGTGGCTGCGCCACTTGATTGGGCTACTGTACGAAGTTACCATGGCCATCGTGCTGTTCCTCGAGTCGTTGCCGAGCCCCCACCTGTGGAAGATCGCCATCGTGGTGTTCACCGCCGGAATCCTCAAATATGCAGAGCGGACACTGGCGTTGTGGTCGGCCAGAATGGACCGGCCGAGGCAATCCATGATCACCGAGCAGGATCCCGGGCCTGACTAGTACAAGTTCATGAAAGCGTATCGTTCTAGTGTTACCGCTGGGCTGAAGGCAAGCTTCGAGATGGTCCAAGTTGCAGACACGCCTACCCTACCCAACGAAGATGTCTTATATATGTCTGAAGTGTAGGCCATATCCGTGGCCTATCGCTTCTTCGAGTCCTTCAAGAGCCTCACGGTAAACCTCATGCTGAGCTTGCAGGATCAGATCGAAATCCAAACCTTCTTGCGGGGCAAGTGGAACCAGGCGTTCCAAGTGGTGGACTTCGAGCTCTCTTTCCTGCACGACATCCTCCACACCAAAGCTGCCCATGTCCATACCCTACTTGGTTGGTCGTATGCTGCGCGGCTTCTCGCTCTTACTCGCAATTTTCGCCCTCGTGCTCTTCCACTATACAGAGAAGCATGATTTCAACGAAGCCGACGTCACCATAACTAACGTCCTCCTCCTTGCCGCTCCTGGGCTCGAGACCATAGCCGTAGTTGTAACCGAAGGACAAGAAGCACACCGGTTGCAGAAGCATCTTGCATCTCCTCCGATTGAAAGTGTGGGATAGCCTGTATGGCGTGGAAAATACGGACGTGGATGATGATCTGAAGACACTTATCTTCAAGGAACTGAAGGACAAGGCCAACAGCGCGGAGGGAAACGTCGCAAGTTACAAGCGATTGCGAGCCCGCAGAGGGGAATGTGTGCTTCAGAAAATGGGCTACACGAACCTCCACTGGAGCTTCGCCGAGAGAATCCTGTTGTGGCACATCGCCACGTCTATTTGCTGCCAGATGGAGGAGACCAGTGCGGATCCCGCGAAGGCAGCCATTAAGCCTCCCATGAAAGTGAATTCCCGTCACGTTAAGAATGATATAGTGGAAGGTAAGAAAGATTTGGAAGCGAATCAATCCTGTTCCGAGAAAGGCAAGGAAGGGACAGACAAGATAGAGTGTAAGATAAGCAAGAAAATATCCGATTACTTGATGTATCTTGTGGTGTCTCAACCATCCATGCTGCTCGCCGGGATCGGGAAGATCAAGTGCCAACACACCTGTGCCGAGGTCAAAAGGCTTTTTGGCAAACAAGCGCCAGCTTCATCCGAGGTCAGCGAGAAACTCGTCAAGTCAAAAAGATACAAGTTATAGaaataaagataataataataatttaagacATCAATTCAATCGAAAAAATGAAgtcattttttcttaattttgtttgtttagatCTAAAAATCTTGGCCTGATACAAAAACTAACAGTGCATTTATATCGTCAAACGAGGAACTTATCGTGCACTAATCAAATTGGGCATGAGTAATGATTAACACGCAGCCAATAACGAAATATTTAAACTGCATGACAAAATTCTCTCGATCGATGATATATTGCACTTTCACCTAATATTAAGAAAAGATTAAATTTAGTTTGTGGGCATCGACACAGAAAGGCATGACACTCCAATGTTTCCACGCCTTCCAGAAGGAACTAAGGCCGGCCTCTTCTTTGATTCCTCACCTCAAAATCCATTTGAGGTTGAAACCTCCTGTTGTCGAGGGGATTTACTGTGGGTCTCTTTCTTCTGCACAGAGAAAGGCATGATCTAGTTTTCAACAGATCAGATATGAACAACCCAAGTGATGTTGTTGCCGGAAACTATGTGATTCTTTTTTAGCAGGGAAAATAATTTTGCCTTTGATGAAATGAGCAATTCTACAAGCAGATTCCGGgaacatcttcttcttcaacaCTGAATGGAATTAATTGTCACAGGTTTTGGAATCCCAAATCCTTTACAGGACTATCTTACTCTTCAGCACATATAAACCTCTGCTTTCTTTTAAGCAACTTGTCTGTCAGAAGATTTCAAAGCATTCTTAGATAAAGCACTAGTGGTTGTGATGGTGTCACAAATTTTAAATCATAGTTGACACTGCAATGCTGGCATATACACAAACAAATCAAAACATTGATTAATCGAATGTGATTATTTTACTAGTTTCAGTTAGATAATGCTGATTGGTATATTACTCATATACAACACTAAAAGGCTGCTATCAGTACATAATGAAATGGATACTTGTGTGTCAGCACATCAATGAAGTTATTTCTTTCTCTGTGCATAATGCTCCTATCCAAAGGAACTGACTTAAGATTACTTTGACAAAAATTGGTTGGAATAGGAGCAGGGAGAGGCAGGAGAAGCATCAACACAACATATGGTGGTTGTAGAGTCCATTCAATACATGAATTATGTCAAACAGGTAGGTTTACGAGGATTTGTTGTAACTTGACAGGGATCTTATCTAATAACTGCTCCTGGTGTGTCCAGAGCCACCTCCAGGATATGATCTACCTTTTTAAATGAAGTAGGATGATGATGTTTCATTACTGCAAACAAAACTATTTCTGAATTGCATGGATATTAACTCAAGATATCCATATAGGATAATGGAGCTGAAAACATCAACCAATGTTTGACAGTGAAATCAGCACGTACGAAACTTATTCGTCTCTGTGAAGATAGAGTTCTCGATGTTTTATGATACAACAGTGGCAGTAGAAACAAGGTAAAGAGAAGAAATGAGTGGGTTAGGTATGTGGGTTGTAATGTCAAAGCATCCCTTTGATTCTCTTCTTGCACGTCACAATCCAGCATTTTGTTTGCAGGAGATTGATTCGAACTCTCTCCATCCTCTCTGCCCCACGCCAGTATAATACTCGcatccctttctttctctcttttatttCTCATTTGCTCTTTCTTTCCCGTGTTCTATATACAAACCTCAGAGGCCTCTTGCCTGATGTACATGCCCACCATCTCCGTTTCCTTGAGATGGAGGAATCAATTAACCCGACTGCGAATAGCGCTTTCCGTCCCAAGGATGGTTCAGCTTCTTCTGAAGAGAGCGGTTGGACCATGTACTTCGAGGACTTCATGGCTTCGGAGGAGAGGAAAGCAGCTGGTGGCTTCTCCTTCGGTGTTGTCAGCGGGTCTTCTATGATCTCCGATGCTGCTTCTTGTGTTGCTTGGAAGCCATCGTCAGCGAGCCTCCAGGTGTCGGAGAACTACAGGAAGCTGAGCTTAAAGAAGAGGAAGGGGCTACTGCATGATGATTCTTTGGAAGACACTGCTAGCTCACCTGTCAATAGCCCCAaggttacaacaacaacaacttctTTCCGTCTTATACTGTATTCCCTGTCTTGCAGGGATTCTTTGGTTTCAGTAACTTTGAGTCATTCCTGTGAAATGTATTGCTTAGAACAGGTTGCTGATTTGAGTTACTTGATTGGTGACCCAAACAAGAATGATGATTGCAGGGACACAGCTCAGGTACTAGAAAACAATTGCTTTGGTCTGTTGAATTTAATTGAAGTATTTTGTCCCAGCTAAAACCTGGTTCTTCTGCCTCTGCATGTTGCAGGAAGATGATGTCGGCAATAGGAATGGCCTAGAGCTGAACCAAACTCTAAATGGATTTGATTTTGTTGAGAAGACAGATGAGTGTAGAGAGCTGAAGAAAAGAGGGCTTTGTTTAGTTCCTTTGTCCATGCTAGTAGACTATCTAGGATAGACTTTTAATCAGTGAGCAACATGGAAATACTCCAAGGAGAGGACTCCCTGTTCCTATCTTTGTGCAAATGTATAGATTGTATATGCGATTTACTTAAAAGTTGGGTTTGAGGCTTATATGCAATTTCTATTGTGCAGTTTTGTGATGATTAATGTTGCTTAGGAATCACTATGTATATCACATAATTGCACCCTTACTACCTTGTTCTCTTCTTCTTAATCCAATTGAAATATGTAGCTTGTTTAGACTTCATATTTCAATTAATAGACACTATCACTTTTCCCATATCAAATCTAAACCTGAGAATAAATGAGTCCGTTTGAACAAATCAAGTTGGAACAGTGTTGTTACACCAGATGAAATCTAGTCATATATAACTAAGATGACAGGTATAAGCAGTTACAAAGATTATAGCTAAAGCTGACACTCCTCAAAACCTCTCTGACCAGAAATCAATCACCACATCATCTCAGATGATGATTACTGCTGTAATCTCTTCAAATCTATTTCTCTGAATTCTTAATCCAGATATTCCAGAGTTCAACTATAGAAGATGCATTGAATGTTTCTTGCCTACACAAATATAATAGTACATAATTCAGTATAAGTCTTGTTCAAAGGACCATAGAAAATGTCCATACTAATTTATCCAATTCAAGTTTGATTCCAATGATATGTGAGAATCCAGTGAAACTGACAAAGTCAGAATATAATAGAACTGAAATCTTTCCTGTCCACAACTAATCTCACTGTTTAAAAGATACGTTGCATCATAAATAAATCTTTGCATCTTGCCATCCCTCAATATATAAACAGAACATCCCAAGGTTTTCGGATTGTAAAGACACCAGAGTTAGATGTATCGATATAATATCTTCTTTACTAGACAAATTCAATTTAGTATAATCCAAGAATAATTATTTGTTTGGTGCATGATAAGATTCGATGGTGTTATGGTCATGAAAACTAGGTCTGCAGAAATGTAGCAGATTGTAGACAGGACTCACCTCCTAAGTTTCAACTTGAACTACCAATAAACAACTCCAAAGCATCAAGAAGTAGTCTTCCCACtatcttttgtttgtttgtttgggtCTTCCTACTATCTTATTTGATTATAATTGCAGAATAACTATTTGCTTCTGTTTACTGGATGAGGGGCATATGCAAGGCAGTGAATTATGACCAGAAGAGAAATGAATTAAGAATAAACTTGAAACACTACAAACATTATATGTTCAACTAAGTCTGCACACACACAGTCAGAATAATGGCTTATAAGATTCTGTATCTTGAAATGATGGATAAAGTATTTGCTGATGTAGGAAGGAAACAAGATAACGCATAAAAAGAAGACAGGGTGATGCCAGAGTAGCCAGTTTGAAGAAGGAAACAGAAAAGGAGACGGAAGACATGAAGGAGAGACAAGAAAGGGGGTTCATCCAATCACTCCTGCTTTGAAATGTTGTTCTGAACATGAAGGCTCTTTGTAACATATAGATAATTCTTTATCTGTGGCTTTCTTTACTCCTTAGTTAGCTTAATCATCTAAGAATGCACATCCTCTCAAGACAGATTGTGTTTACAGTAAGCTTCAAAGTCTCAGATAATCTTCAGAGCTCAGATTTTACAGACTCAAACTGCCTTGTATATTGATGCAGAACCACCCTGCCAAATTAAGTTTGTCCTCATAGGTTTCTTTCTTGAAATTGACAATAGATCTTATGTCTAAAGTATAAATCATTTctcatgtaaaataaacttcaatCTAAATAATTTACTGTTTAGGCAATTTTATTTCAAAAAGTCAATATTTCCCAAGATGTTTTCATTTGTTTTCTACCCACTTAATGTCTGGTTAGAAATTTTGTTGGTAACTCTAAATGGGAATTGACAAACAAATATTTACTAATTTTCTAGTGGAGTTTTAAATGCCTATCCTTCCAAAGTtcgaaaataatgtaaattaattGCATGTACTCCTTCCAAATATATAAATCCTCTAGATATGCTATTTCTATTAATCATCTAAACAAAACTGCAGTTAAATACTATGAATCATGGCTATCAATATCTAAAATTAGTTTAAATATACAATTTTTATACCTAACATACTTTTGTTATTCTTTTCGCTTGTTTCCtctttttatttgaaaataaatatctACTAATTCCATAAATTGAAAGAGAGTGAGTATACAGCATTAAAAAAAAGATTGGAGCCCATAGATGAGTCATCTGTCCGAAAGGTATTCATATTAATTAGAGTTAGATTATCATTATACTAATAGTTGATTAAAAAAGTAATtgcaagtttatatatatatatattttacatgAATACATGCCTTAAAAGGGTAAAAAGGATGATATCTGACTTCATAAGGACACAttagtaattttattattttatttttctaatttttcttaaaattttttacatGAATACATGCATTAGAAGGGCAAATAGGAATATAGGGTGATATCTGACTTCATAAATACATGAATACAGGAGTCTTTtgtatttttttgtcatttttaatTTTACATGAATACATGCATTAGAAGGGCAAAAATGATGATCTCTGACTTCATAAGGACACACtagtaattttattattttatttttctaatttttcttaaaattttttacatGAATACATACATTAGAAGGGCAAATAGGAATATAGGGTGATATCTGACTTCATAAATACATGAATACAGGAGTCTTTtgtatttttttgtcatttttaatTTTACATGAATACATGCATTAGAAGGGCAAAAATGATGATCTCTGACTTCATAAGGACACACtagtaattttattattttatttttctaatttttcttaaaattttttacatGAATACATACATTAGAAGGGCAAATAGGAATATAGGGTGATATCTGACTTCATAAATACATGAATACAGGAGTCTTTtgtatttttttgtcatttttaatTTTACATGAATACATGCATTAGAAGGGCAAAAATGATGATCTCTGACTTCATAAGGACACACtagtaattttattattttatttttctaatttttcttaaaattttttacatGAATACATACATTAGAAGGGCAAATAGGAATATAGGGTGATATCTGACTTCATAAATACATGAATACAGGAGTCTTTtgtatttttttgtcatttttaatTTTACATGAATACATGGGGCAAATAGGACGACAACTGACTTCATAAgggcatatttaaaattttattttaatattatttttctaattttttcccGAGTGGATGAATCCTTTTAACGTAGTAGGAGAGGGTAAAGAAACGTAAAGCGAATAGGAGGAAGACCTTGAGTAGTTCTTGAGATCTACTCTGTCCCGCTCTCGCCCTCGCTTCATTTCGGGTTACGATCTGAAACCCCTTATCGATTTGGAGAGGAATTGAGGGATCTCTTAATCGTCGGAGCCATGATCTCCGCAACCAAGCTCAAGTCTGTGGATTTCTACAGGTTTGATCCTTTGCTTCAAGATCCCTGCTTTCGTATGCAGAAATGCCGTTTCTTTTACATGGATTATTGCCCGGATCCTGTGACTCCTTTCTTGTTGTTTTTAGTAGATTTTCTTTTTAGTGCTGTCGTTTCTTGATTTCTGGTGCATCTGTTCGGGGATGGTGAACTTGATGAAAGCAAGTGGAGTCTTGGATATGTCTAGTGAATTTTAATTCCGTtgtttcttgattttttgatgCATCTGTTTGGGAAGGTGAATTGGTGGAATCTTGGATCTGTAGGGTTTATTGGTGGCAATGGGATCGAGCCAACTTTCTCTTTAATTGTCACTGCGGTTTATTTACGCATGTGTCATAAAACTGAAACAGAGGAGATCGTGTAAATCTTGCATATATTTTCTTGTTCATTCTTTGGGTTATTGTTTAATGGGTTTACAAATTTTTTTAGGGATGGACATTTGTAATGCTAAAATTCATGTCACGCGGAACGTGCTGGGTTAAGGAAAAGCAGTTGCATTTTGTTTTTGAGATGTATTTTACATCGCCAGGGGCTATGATTGGAGTTTCACCTTGGAAAGATTTGAATTTTTAGTGACTATAGGAATTCAGGAGTCCCAAGTTAAAACTGAAAGTTAATTATTCCGGTCTCTAGCTTTTTGAGGACTGTAGACGAGTCATGCTGTCTTGCTCACAGTATTAAGGTCCAGTGTATCTCTACCTCTAGATTTTCCCATGGGTAGAGGAGGATACATCAAGTAGGTTGGACTTTGACTGGATTATTTTATGTGTTCATGGGTTTGGAATAAGCACCAATGAAGAATTAGATCTGTCAATGTTAATGTTAGTAATTTTTGGTCATTAACTGTTTTACCATGTAAATTTTCTTTAGGCAACAATTTATTCTATCACCTTATAAGAGTGCTTGATGGCATACATTTTTAACTTTCAATTGAAACACAAAAAGTACTAAGATGTGgttctttaaaattttatgataattttattgGAAATGAATTGTAAAGCTACTTTAATTTTTATTGGTACCTAACACCTCTTTTTGACTACAGGAAAATACCTCGAGATTTGACAGAGGCATCACTTTCAGGTGCAGGATTATCTATCGTAGCTGCATTCTCCATGATGTTTTTGTTTGGAATGGTTtgtccttttcttttttccttagtTTACATGAttgtctttctttctcttcttctactttgaggaaagcactatgcctgcaTTCTTCAATGAAGTTGTGGGATATCTAGCTAGTCTTACTTGGTCCTAGTGCTTTTTTTCATTCTTGTTATTACTATCATTTCAGCACCTTAAATGCTTGGATTAAGAAAAAAGAGAAGGTATAACCAACTGCTATTAACTATTTTAGACATTTGTTAGCTggatttttaagttgaaaatgatATGCAACTATTATGAAGAGGATGACAATGAAAAGTCATCAAACTACCTATTATGAAGACATCTTCAAATTTTGTAATAGATAACGTGTAGATGCCCTTATGAAGTTCTGTTTGTTGATGTAACACCATAAGTAATGACTTCTCCAATGAAAGGTTTGCTTTCTTCCGTTGTAATTATCCATCATAAGGTAACGGTTTTTCCTACAGTTGGTTTTTTTAAGGATCTCAGCACATTCCTCTCTAACTTCGTTCGTCATGCTCTTTCTACATTTCGACAAACAACACAAACCATCTTCAAATTCAGTTTGTTGGTTGAAAAATTCATTGAAAACTTTACCTGCTTTGTCTTCTTAGCAAACGGTGGTTTCTTCTATCAGACTTGTTTTCTTGCCCCTAGCTGTAACAAATTTTAATTTCAGGAGTTGAACAACTATTTGACGGTGAGCACGACGACATCTGTAATTGTTGATAGGAGTTCGGATGGGGAGTTCTTGCGCATTGA
Coding sequences:
- the LOC135594251 gene encoding vascular-related unknown protein 4-like, with the translated sequence MEESINPTANSAFRPKDGSASSEESGWTMYFEDFMASEERKAAGGFSFGVVSGSSMISDAASCVAWKPSSASLQVSENYRKLSLKKRKGLLHDDSLEDTASSPVNSPKVADLSYLIGDPNKNDDCRDTAQEDDVGNRNGLELNQTLNGFDFVEKTDECRELKKRGLCLVPLSMLVDYLG